The following nucleotide sequence is from Devosia salina.
GAACGCGTCCTTGTCGTCGGCGCCGACGTTTCGGTGGGCGACAGGATCGTCACCGGCCCCTCGGGAAATGTGCAACTGCTATTCGACGACCAGACAAGACTGGTCGTTGGCCCTCGCAGCACGCTGGAGATCGAGACCTATCTGCTCAATGGTAGCGGCGCGGACAAGTTTGCGATCAATGCCCTTGCCGGGACCTTCCGCTTCATATCCGGTCACAGCCCCAAATCTGCCTATTCCATCAACACCCCGACCGCTTCGATTGCCGTACGCGGCACCATGTTCGACCTGTCTGTCGCCAGCAACTATACTGTGACCATGCTCTATCAAGGTGCCTTGTCCGTGTGTCGCGGGCCCAATTGCGTGCAACTAACCAAGCGGTGCGACATTGGTGAGGTCAATGGCAACGACACGGCCTTGCTGGGCTGGTCGGCGCCATCCCATACCTCGCTGGCCAGGCTGTTTCCCCTGGCCAATATCCAGTCCGCGTTCGAAAGGGAGTTCAGGATCGCCGGCGCCCAGGCATGTCTTGCCCCACCCGATTCTGAAGCCAAGCAATTCATCTCGGACAACCTGGGAAAAGAAGACCAGGTCTGCGCCTACCCATTTGCCAATTGCTGACGGCTATCAATGGTCGACGTCACCCGCTTCGAATGGGCTGAGAAAATCGGCTTGGCTTGCCTATGCGGGACCGGCCGGGAAGTGAACAAGCGTGCCTGACACCCAGGATCCAGAAGCACCCGATGCCGCTCAGCGCGGCACGATCGACCGTCTCCGCTCAAAACTGCGGACTCTCTACCATGGGCAATCCGCCAAGGCCCTGCGCTTCCAGACGATTATCCTCGTGCTGGACCTGGCGATCATCGCCTTCTTCATTGCGACACCCCTTCTGCGCAATAGCGAGACCTTCCTCTGGATCGACTACTCCATCGCAGCGCTGTTGGCGCTCGACCTTCTCGCCCGCGGTTTGGCGGCGTCCCATCCCGCGCGCTGGCTGCGGCAACTGCCGGTCATCATCGACATCTTCATCCTGGTGACGCTGCTGGCCCCGACCTGGCTTTTCAACCTCGGCTTCCTGCGTATCCTGCGCTTGTGGACGCTGACCCGCACCAGCCTGGTCTGGCGCCCGCTGGAAAAGCGCGGACTGGGTGAGTACCGCGAAACCATACAGGCCGTCATCAATCTGCTGGTGTTCATCTTCGTGGTGACGGGCTTCGTCTATACCGCCTTCGCGCATCGCGAATCCGGCATTGCTGGCTATGTCGATGCGCTCTACTTCACCGTCACCACCATGACCACTACCGGCTTTGGCGACATCATCCTGCCGGGCACGTTCGGCAAGCTCACCGCGATTGTCGTCATGATTATCGGCATCTCGCTGTTTGTTCGATTGGCGCAGCTTATCTTCCGGCCGGCGAAGGTGACCTTCCCCTGCCCCCAATGCGGCCTCAAGCGGCATGATCCCGACGCCGTGCACTGCAAGGCCTGTGGGCACCTGCTCAACATTCCGGACGAGGGCGAAGGCTGACGCCCCTACCCCGCCATGGCCTGTTTGACCACGGGAAGGCGCACCCGGAAGCATGCGCCAGGCAGGGGTCCGGGCACCAGTTCAAGCGACCCGTTCATGCGTGCGATGATCTGCCGGCTGATGGCGAGCCCCAGACCGGCACCCCCCTGGTCCCCGCCTCCCTCGACACCACGCCAGAACTTCTCGAAGATAAGCTTGCGATCGGCCTTCGAGATACCCGGGCCATTGTCGGCGACATCAACGACAAATTGCCCCGCGCGGACGGTCGAGGTAACGCGCACCACCGGATCGTCCGCATCATTGTATTTGACCGCGTTCGAGATCAGGTTGATGAAAACCTGGCAGAGCCGGTCACCATCTCCCTCCACCATGGTCGTCTGCGCTCGCTCGCCGAATTCCACCCGCATGCCTTTCTGGCGCAGCAATGCGTCGCAGACGGCCACTGCGCGGTCGAGCGCGTCCTCGGCATCGACCGGCACGTTTTGCCAGTTGCGTTCGCCTCGCTCCAAGGCGCTGAGGTCCAGGATTTCGTCGAGCAACTTGGTCAGGCGCAGGCTCTCCTGATGAATGGTGGTGATGAACCGCTGCCGTTGGCTATCGTTGAGATCGCCCGGTTCCATGAGAATTTCCGAGAACGACCGAATGGAGGTCATCGGCGTGCGGACCTCATGACTGACCTGGCTCAGGAACTCATCCTTCTGGCTATCGAGTTCCCGAAGCTGCGCGTTGGCGTCCTCAAGCTTGCGTGCAGTAACCCTCAACTCGGCAGAGGTCTTTTCCAGCTCCTGGGAATATTCGATCACCTGCTGCGTCTCGTCGGCCATCTGCATCATTTCCTCGAGCGACACGTCGCCGCCGGCCACCACCTTTGAGAGCATGACATGGGCCGAGGCGGAACCGATCGACCCCGCGAGCTCCCGCTCCAGTCGGGAAATGAACTCCGGCGTCGGCTCTAGCAGTGCGGGCTCCACACCGCGCTCCTGAGCCGCCGCCTCGAACAGCGCAGCAGCACGCTTTTCCCCCATGACCCGCTCGGCCACGAAATAGAGATCATTGGCGGTCGCAGACCCAGGCACCAGCCCCCTGTGCTCGAAAGGACGCCGGCGGAAAACATCGACGAAAGCCGCCGCCTGTATGCGCTCAAGGGCAGACTGGTTCGATAGCAGCGAGCCGACGACCAGAAAGACGGTGTTGAGCAGCAGGCTCCAGAAGACCGAATGCACCAGCGGATCGAGGCCGTTCAGCCCGAACAGGTTCTGCGGCCGCAGGAATCCGACCCCCCAAGGCCCGGCCTCCATCACCGAATAGACCCAGGGACTGACAGTCTCGAAACTGGGCAGGAACATGGTCCAGGCCCAAACCACAAAGCCGACGCCGATACCCGCGGCGGCGCCCCGCTGCGATGCCTCACGCCAATAGAGGCCCGCCAGCACGGCCGGCAGGAACTGCGCCACACCGGCAAATGAAATCAACCCTATGGGGGCCAGGGCGTCGTCTTCGGTGAAGGTGAAGTAGAGAAATCCCAGCGTCAGGATCAGCGCGATGGACACCCGGCGGCTAAGCAACAGCAGGCGTCGTACGCCCTGACCGTCGCCCTGACCGACATTGGACGAGCGCAGGATGATGGGCATGATGATGTGGTTCGAAACCATGATCGACAGCGCGATCGAAGCCACGATGATCATTGAAGTAGCTGATGAAAAACCCCCGATAAAGGCAAGCAGCGCAATACCGGATTGCCCCGCGGAGAGGGGCAGCGTCAGCACGAACATATCCGGATTGGACCCTTCGGGCATCGCGGTCATGCCATAGAGGGCAATGGGCAAAGTAAAGACGCTCATCAGCAGCAAATAGGCCGGAAAGGCCCATCCCGCCGTCCGCAAATGGTCCTCGTTGGAGTTCTCGACCACCGTGATCTGGAACTGACGAGGCAGGCAGATGACCGCCGCCGCCGACAGCAGCGTCATGGCCACCCAGCGCGGTCCGAACGGATCCTGCTCGTAAATGGCTATGCCGGCGGCCTCGGCACCCCGGTACACCGCTTCGAAGCCGCCCCCGAGGCCGAAGGTTACGAATATGCCGACCGCGAGCAGTGCCGCCAGCTTCACCACCGCTTCAAAGGCAATGGCCGCGACCACGCCATGGTGCTGCTCCTTGGCATCGACATTGCGGGTGCCGAAAAGAATGGTGAAAAGGGCCATGCCGGCGGCAATGCCAAACGCCAGGGCACCGTCATCGACGCCGGCCAGGCTGCCCCTGGCGCCTTCTGACGAGGCGGCCACAGCTTGAATCGATGCCGTAATGGCCTTCAACTGCAGGGCGATATAGGGCGTAATTCCGATCACCGCGATCAGCGTCACCAGCACGGCAAGCCTGCTGGACTTGCCGTATCGGGATGACAGCAGATCGGCGATGGAAGTGATGGCCTGCATGCGTCCGATGCGCACCAGCTTGCGCAGGATGAACCACCATCCCACGAACACGATGGTGGGACCGAGATAGATCGTGAGGAACTCCAATCCTCCGCGTGCGGCGTTGCCGACTGCACCGTAAAAGGTCCAGCTGGTGCAATAGACCGAGATGGAGAGGGTGTAGACAGCCGGGGAACGAAGAAAGGACGATTGATTGGCGCGTGTATGCCGATCCCCGAAATAGGCCAGCACAAACAGCAGGCCGACATAGGCGATGGCAGTGGCGATGACGAAATCGGCCGAGAGCATCAGTCGTCCCTCTGGTGCCCGTCATCCTCAACGGCACGCGGAAGGTAGTGGGTCAGGATGGCCGTCCCGACCACCATGACGATCCATACGCCGAAGAGATAAAGCACGATTTGCGGCAGGCCGAAATGCAGCACCGGATGGTTGAAGATATAGACCAGGGGCGGCACGATCAGCAGGGCGCTGAAGACCGCAAACACCAGCACGCCGCTGGTCAGCTTACGCCGATCCGTCATTTTCGCCCAGCAACTGGCGCACAGCGCCCACCACTTCAGCGTTGGAGTAGGGCTTGGTCACGAAGCCGTCCGCGCCCAGTTCCTCGGCAATGCGCCGGTCCTGTTGCTGGCCCTTCGCTGTCAGGATCAGTACCGGCAGGTCCCGGGTTTCTTCGTCGGACCGCAACTGTTTCAGAACATCAAAGCCGCTGCGCCTCGGCAACATCACATCGAGCACAAGCACCCGCGGTCGGTTCCGCCGCACCCTTTCGAGCACCGCCTCACCATCCGTGACCGATTCGATGTTCCAGCCCGCGCGACGCAGGATGAAGTCCAGCGACTCCAGAATGCTTGGCTCATCTTCGGCGATCAGAACATCGACAGCCAAAATTCCCCCCGGATCGATCCGCGGTCTCCCCTCCGCGGATGCCGACACTAAATCGCAATCAGCCCCGCTCGCCAAGCGCAAATCCCTTGGGAACGAGTGCCGCGTGCAAATCCGACCGACCCGGCATCGGCGCAAGAGGCTCTTCCTGCCGGCTTGAACAGTCCGACCGCGTACACAATCGGCAGGTCGGCCCCACGCGAACGTCGGCGTCGGTATCGGCCAGGTTGAGACCCTGCGCATAGACTGTCTGGTCCGCGTGCAGAACATTGCAGGCCAGCATTACCGAGGCCATGACAGGTGGTTCGTTAAAAGCCGCGGCTCGACGTTGCACCGTACGGGCGACGAATAAATAGCGTGAGCCATCGGAAAACCGCACGACCTGCCGCAGCGGCATGTCTGGGGTGCGGAATGCACCGTAGATGGCCCAGAGGGGACATGCATGCCCCGAATATGGCAGGAGAAGTCCCGGCAGCGGAAAGTGCTTGGTCAGCCGACCAGCGGGGTCCGAGCGTAGAAACCCGAATGGAACCCCTTCTTGCCCAGGTCGCCGCAGGGACACGAGGCGGTGGGCCACCTGTTCATAGCTCGCATTATAGGCCTGCCGCAGCTGGTCAATGTCGTATTGCACGCCTACTGCCGCTTCGAGGAAGCTCGAATATGGGAATACCATGGCCCCGGCCAGGTAGGCCCCCAGGGCCCGACGGGCCAGCCGTTCCGCGGTGGGTGACGCCAACGCTGCCTTTTGCAGCTCCGCCTCGATGACATCGCCGGCGGCCACTTCACCATAGAGCCGGGCCAGCTGGAACTGCCGGGTCGCCAACGTCGTCGCTCCCTGGAGCCACATCGTCGCAATTTCGGGAACATAGCGATACTGGCCGGGATAGTCCGCTGCTCCACCGGGCGGCTTGCCACCAATCAGGATCTTGATGCCGAAGCGACGCTCCAAAATATCGCTCAGCGCGCGCAGGCCGAATGGCCCCTCCGCCTCGATATCCCCCCGCAATTGCAACGCCGCCTCTTCCAGCGCCGGGAAGTAATTGGCCTGCTCTACCAGCAGATCGTCGATCTCGCGCGCTGGAGAGATGCTGCGACGGCTGGCGCTCACATTCTCGAAGTGCCCGATCAGGTTCCGCGCGACCGCTCCCAGATTGCGCGTTTCACGGCCGATCGAGGATACGAAGCGTGCCCGCTCCGCTTCGGCAAGATCCGTCACGTCCTCGAGAATTTCCGCGCTCGAGCGAATGGCCGTCACCCCGGAAAGCACCTGGTGCAGCATTTGCCCAAGCAACGGATCGGATCGCAGACGATCCGCATATGCATCGGCATTGGCCACCGCATCCGAATAGGCCCGATGCAATCGCGCAAGAGCCGTCGCGCTGGCCGGATACTGCGCCACCAGTTGCCGACGCTCGTCAGGCTGAAAAGGCAGAGACTCAACCATGGGATCGGCATAGGCCTCTTCGAGGTCCTGCAGCA
It contains:
- a CDS encoding FecR family protein, encoding MIKRIALSAFALLISFVPAHAEGEGTAVGVNPDALSRRGSAERVLVVGADVSVGDRIVTGPSGNVQLLFDDQTRLVVGPRSTLEIETYLLNGSGADKFAINALAGTFRFISGHSPKSAYSINTPTASIAVRGTMFDLSVASNYTVTMLYQGALSVCRGPNCVQLTKRCDIGEVNGNDTALLGWSAPSHTSLARLFPLANIQSAFEREFRIAGAQACLAPPDSEAKQFISDNLGKEDQVCAYPFANC
- a CDS encoding ion channel; its protein translation is MPDTQDPEAPDAAQRGTIDRLRSKLRTLYHGQSAKALRFQTIILVLDLAIIAFFIATPLLRNSETFLWIDYSIAALLALDLLARGLAASHPARWLRQLPVIIDIFILVTLLAPTWLFNLGFLRILRLWTLTRTSLVWRPLEKRGLGEYRETIQAVINLLVFIFVVTGFVYTAFAHRESGIAGYVDALYFTVTTMTTTGFGDIILPGTFGKLTAIVVMIIGISLFVRLAQLIFRPAKVTFPCPQCGLKRHDPDAVHCKACGHLLNIPDEGEG
- a CDS encoding sensor histidine kinase yields the protein MLSADFVIATAIAYVGLLFVLAYFGDRHTRANQSSFLRSPAVYTLSISVYCTSWTFYGAVGNAARGGLEFLTIYLGPTIVFVGWWFILRKLVRIGRMQAITSIADLLSSRYGKSSRLAVLVTLIAVIGITPYIALQLKAITASIQAVAASSEGARGSLAGVDDGALAFGIAAGMALFTILFGTRNVDAKEQHHGVVAAIAFEAVVKLAALLAVGIFVTFGLGGGFEAVYRGAEAAGIAIYEQDPFGPRWVAMTLLSAAAVICLPRQFQITVVENSNEDHLRTAGWAFPAYLLLMSVFTLPIALYGMTAMPEGSNPDMFVLTLPLSAGQSGIALLAFIGGFSSATSMIIVASIALSIMVSNHIIMPIILRSSNVGQGDGQGVRRLLLLSRRVSIALILTLGFLYFTFTEDDALAPIGLISFAGVAQFLPAVLAGLYWREASQRGAAAGIGVGFVVWAWTMFLPSFETVSPWVYSVMEAGPWGVGFLRPQNLFGLNGLDPLVHSVFWSLLLNTVFLVVGSLLSNQSALERIQAAAFVDVFRRRPFEHRGLVPGSATANDLYFVAERVMGEKRAAALFEAAAQERGVEPALLEPTPEFISRLERELAGSIGSASAHVMLSKVVAGGDVSLEEMMQMADETQQVIEYSQELEKTSAELRVTARKLEDANAQLRELDSQKDEFLSQVSHEVRTPMTSIRSFSEILMEPGDLNDSQRQRFITTIHQESLRLTKLLDEILDLSALERGERNWQNVPVDAEDALDRAVAVCDALLRQKGMRVEFGERAQTTMVEGDGDRLCQVFINLISNAVKYNDADDPVVRVTSTVRAGQFVVDVADNGPGISKADRKLIFEKFWRGVEGGGDQGGAGLGLAISRQIIARMNGSLELVPGPLPGACFRVRLPVVKQAMAG
- a CDS encoding response regulator transcription factor, with the translated sequence MAVDVLIAEDEPSILESLDFILRRAGWNIESVTDGEAVLERVRRNRPRVLVLDVMLPRRSGFDVLKQLRSDEETRDLPVLILTAKGQQQDRRIAEELGADGFVTKPYSNAEVVGAVRQLLGENDGSA
- a CDS encoding helix-turn-helix transcriptional regulator, producing the protein MRAPIGFRISNRRKSLRISQAALARLVGISPSYLNLIENNKRDVGGALLQRVALHLNINIDDLTGQAEQKLLQDLEEAYADPMVESLPFQPDERRQLVAQYPASATALARLHRAYSDAVANADAYADRLRSDPLLGQMLHQVLSGVTAIRSSAEILEDVTDLAEAERARFVSSIGRETRNLGAVARNLIGHFENVSASRRSISPAREIDDLLVEQANYFPALEEAALQLRGDIEAEGPFGLRALSDILERRFGIKILIGGKPPGGAADYPGQYRYVPEIATMWLQGATTLATRQFQLARLYGEVAAGDVIEAELQKAALASPTAERLARRALGAYLAGAMVFPYSSFLEAAVGVQYDIDQLRQAYNASYEQVAHRLVSLRRPGQEGVPFGFLRSDPAGRLTKHFPLPGLLLPYSGHACPLWAIYGAFRTPDMPLRQVVRFSDGSRYLFVARTVQRRAAAFNEPPVMASVMLACNVLHADQTVYAQGLNLADTDADVRVGPTCRLCTRSDCSSRQEEPLAPMPGRSDLHAALVPKGFALGERG